The following proteins come from a genomic window of Edaphobacter sp. 4G125:
- the fmt gene encoding methionyl-tRNA formyltransferase translates to MKLVFCGTPQFAVPTLEAALAAGHEIALVLTQPDRPVGRDQKLQVPPVKQTALAHGIPVLQPDKIKNNTELRERLEAIAPDAILVVAYGRIIPQWMLDLPRYGNINLHGSLLPKYRGAAPIQWTVANGETVTGVTTMRLDAGLDTGPMLLAQAVPVREDETAVDVYENLAAVGAPLMVETLRRLKAGDLFPTSQEHAVASHAPILTREDGKIDFSRTAKQIYDRWRGFQPWPGAFTTLNGKKLIIHRMHPVEEHSLADPGVVRIEASTLFVACGSYTTLVLDEVQLEGKRRMLAAELLRGYSINSGERLGE, encoded by the coding sequence ATGAAACTTGTCTTCTGCGGAACTCCGCAATTCGCTGTACCTACGCTTGAGGCGGCGCTCGCTGCCGGGCACGAGATCGCTCTCGTTCTCACGCAGCCTGACAGGCCGGTCGGGCGCGACCAGAAGCTACAAGTCCCTCCGGTGAAACAGACTGCGTTGGCGCACGGCATTCCAGTCCTTCAGCCCGATAAGATCAAGAACAACACTGAACTTCGCGAGAGGCTTGAGGCGATCGCGCCAGATGCCATTCTTGTGGTCGCTTATGGCCGCATCATTCCGCAGTGGATGCTTGATCTTCCACGCTACGGCAACATCAACCTGCATGGTTCGCTTCTGCCGAAGTATCGAGGAGCCGCGCCAATCCAATGGACAGTTGCCAACGGCGAGACGGTTACAGGCGTGACTACAATGCGGCTTGATGCTGGACTCGACACAGGGCCTATGCTACTTGCGCAGGCCGTACCCGTCCGTGAGGATGAGACGGCCGTAGATGTGTATGAGAACCTTGCTGCGGTTGGGGCTCCGCTGATGGTGGAGACATTGCGGCGGCTGAAGGCAGGCGATCTGTTTCCTACATCGCAAGAACATGCGGTTGCATCACACGCGCCGATTCTTACCCGTGAGGATGGGAAAATCGACTTCTCTCGCACGGCAAAGCAGATCTATGATCGTTGGCGTGGTTTTCAGCCTTGGCCTGGTGCTTTTACAACATTGAATGGGAAGAAGCTGATCATCCATCGTATGCACCCGGTGGAGGAACACTCTCTGGCTGATCCTGGCGTGGTCAGGATAGAGGCATCGACTCTCTTTGTCGCTTGTGGGAGCTATACCACGCTTGTGCTCGATGAAGTGCAGCTTGAAGGAAAACGTCGTATGCTTGCTGCGGAGTTGCTGCGCGGTTATTCGATCAATTCAGGCGAGCGACTGGGGGAATAG
- a CDS encoding AraC family transcriptional regulator has translation MHLQISGDDRMQWWSGGRHGTENTFPGSIMLVPAGTQDRELWHGSSERLILSLSPEFLEQVAANAGAKTPEFIPRWSLQNASLQYLLFEMGREAAEGWPLGRLYADLTATSLVSLLLRHHAADPMDFRTLRGGLPMPQLRRAMEYISTNLDRDLNLEEIAHEVSLSSFHFAREFRALAGKTPYQYLLDQRMERAKDLLKNHVWSMQEIAAMVGFRSPVNFIRTFRQRIGTTPGEWRKHS, from the coding sequence TTGCATCTCCAGATAAGCGGCGATGATCGAATGCAATGGTGGTCCGGCGGACGTCATGGAACAGAGAATACTTTTCCTGGTTCCATCATGCTGGTCCCCGCCGGAACCCAGGATCGCGAGTTATGGCATGGTTCTTCGGAGCGGTTGATTCTTTCGCTTTCTCCTGAATTTCTGGAACAGGTGGCTGCCAACGCAGGGGCCAAGACACCTGAGTTCATCCCTCGATGGTCTCTTCAGAATGCATCTCTGCAATATCTTCTTTTCGAAATGGGACGTGAGGCGGCGGAGGGATGGCCGCTGGGTCGTCTTTACGCCGATCTAACCGCAACAAGTCTCGTCAGCTTACTCTTGCGTCACCACGCAGCCGACCCTATGGACTTCAGGACCTTGCGTGGCGGTTTACCCATGCCTCAACTTCGTCGCGCGATGGAGTACATCTCCACAAATCTCGATCGGGATTTAAACCTTGAGGAGATTGCACATGAGGTTAGCCTCAGTTCCTTTCACTTCGCTCGCGAGTTCCGTGCTTTAGCCGGGAAAACACCCTATCAATATCTTCTGGATCAACGGATGGAACGGGCCAAAGATTTGTTGAAGAATCATGTTTGGAGCATGCAAGAGATCGCCGCAATGGTGGGATTTCGTTCTCCGGTCAACTTCATCCGTACCTTCCGCCAGCGCATAGGGACGACTCCCGGCGAATGGCGGAAACATTCTTAA
- a CDS encoding transcription antitermination factor NusB, producing the protein MPKSPIKSKPIAPARIAAFDILSQVAAGNGNSDDLLYSAATAKLSSEDRNLATALVLGTLRWQIALDARIQSQLQRPDQRLAEPVAIALRLGAFQLLHLDRIPPHAAINESVELTRFGGHPHAAGMVNAILRKLIGAKLPGQSIHENAAAIARRLAHPQWMVERWISQYGRADAIKICEADQVEPAEPVLFNDSSDTNLPRIDDGSRLVAELAAAAAPQVRLVWDACAAPGGKTLILAHRLPQAEILATDVSSRRLAAMRTRLASYSYTAKIQMEVVDASAPADSKQHFDLILADVPCSGTGTLARNPEIRLRLEPDGLIRHVGRQRKILRSALSRLALGGRLIYSTCSLESEECEQVVEAVLAEPEFASCVRLLPLAPWIDSLSAGGLLKKPLNGVVRGNALRTLPGVHSGDGFFAALMERIC; encoded by the coding sequence TTGCCCAAATCTCCCATCAAATCGAAACCAATTGCGCCTGCACGTATAGCAGCCTTTGACATTCTCTCGCAGGTTGCTGCAGGAAACGGAAACAGCGACGATCTTCTGTACTCTGCGGCAACCGCGAAGCTCTCGTCGGAGGATCGTAATCTTGCCACAGCGCTTGTTCTGGGAACGCTGCGCTGGCAGATTGCGCTTGACGCGCGCATTCAGTCGCAGCTTCAGCGACCGGATCAGCGGCTGGCTGAGCCTGTTGCTATCGCGCTTCGCCTAGGAGCATTTCAGCTTCTTCATCTCGATCGCATTCCGCCTCATGCTGCCATTAATGAGAGCGTCGAACTTACACGCTTCGGCGGCCATCCGCACGCCGCTGGAATGGTGAACGCCATTCTGCGCAAGCTCATTGGAGCGAAGCTGCCGGGCCAGTCGATCCATGAGAACGCAGCGGCGATTGCGAGGAGACTTGCCCATCCGCAGTGGATGGTCGAGCGCTGGATCAGTCAATATGGTCGCGCGGATGCGATCAAAATCTGCGAAGCCGATCAGGTTGAACCAGCGGAGCCTGTTCTCTTCAATGACAGTTCAGACACAAATCTCCCACGTATCGATGATGGCTCGAGGCTTGTTGCTGAGCTTGCTGCTGCCGCTGCTCCGCAGGTACGGCTGGTCTGGGATGCTTGCGCTGCTCCCGGAGGAAAGACGCTAATCCTTGCGCATCGACTTCCACAAGCAGAGATTCTCGCCACCGACGTAAGTTCCCGGCGACTGGCTGCAATGCGAACACGCCTTGCCAGCTACTCCTACACTGCGAAGATTCAGATGGAAGTTGTAGACGCGAGTGCGCCGGCAGACTCCAAACAGCATTTCGATTTAATTCTTGCGGATGTTCCTTGCAGCGGTACGGGAACACTGGCTAGGAACCCTGAGATTCGGCTGCGGCTTGAGCCGGATGGTCTCATCCGCCATGTTGGTCGCCAGCGCAAAATTCTTCGTTCCGCACTCTCTCGATTGGCTCTGGGCGGCCGTCTGATCTACTCTACGTGCTCGTTGGAGTCGGAGGAGTGCGAGCAGGTTGTCGAGGCTGTTCTTGCGGAGCCAGAGTTTGCTTCCTGCGTCCGTCTCCTTCCGTTGGCTCCATGGATCGATTCTCTTTCCGCTGGCGGGCTGCTGAAGAAGCCACTGAATGGGGTGGTTCGTGGTAACGCTCTCCGCACTCTACCTGGAGTTCATTCGGGAGATGGCTTTTTCGCCGCACTCATGGAACGGATTTGCTAA
- a CDS encoding PASTA domain-containing protein: protein MKVRVRFIGWSAVRRFFNIVLGAMAMVAVAMISAFLAMRLAIHGHEVKVPQLTHMTIAEASRKTSSMGLRLQLENRFYSPDIPAGQVLAQYPVVGATVRRQWPVRVTESLGTQQVSIPNLQGEGERAASINLRRLGLELGTVGHVAMPGSAGVVLAQSPAPGAEGVDRPRVSILLNDSTEDTTAAYVMPSLVGLTISGAYARAGAAGLRIVSAEDVTPTTPQSAPTGGASAPMMPMTPGIVVAQIPLAGHRVTRGDTVQISLTH from the coding sequence ATGAAGGTGCGGGTTCGTTTTATAGGCTGGAGCGCAGTACGGCGCTTCTTCAATATCGTGCTGGGAGCCATGGCGATGGTCGCGGTCGCGATGATCTCTGCCTTTTTGGCAATGCGTCTGGCAATTCATGGGCACGAGGTGAAGGTCCCGCAACTTACCCATATGACGATTGCAGAGGCCAGCCGAAAGACCAGCTCGATGGGTTTGCGCTTACAGCTTGAGAATCGCTTCTATTCCCCCGATATCCCCGCAGGACAAGTGCTGGCACAGTATCCAGTTGTGGGTGCGACGGTTCGGCGACAGTGGCCTGTACGAGTCACCGAAAGCCTGGGTACACAACAGGTTTCAATCCCCAATCTGCAAGGCGAAGGCGAACGTGCCGCGTCCATTAATCTGCGGAGACTGGGCCTTGAGTTAGGAACCGTTGGCCATGTTGCGATGCCAGGCTCGGCAGGCGTGGTCTTGGCGCAGAGTCCTGCTCCTGGAGCTGAAGGCGTCGACCGTCCGCGCGTCAGTATTTTGCTGAATGATTCGACAGAAGACACAACCGCCGCGTACGTGATGCCTTCGCTCGTCGGCCTTACCATTTCAGGAGCATATGCACGGGCAGGAGCCGCAGGGCTGCGGATTGTAAGCGCAGAAGACGTAACTCCTACAACGCCCCAGTCAGCTCCAACGGGGGGTGCGTCGGCCCCCATGATGCCTATGACTCCCGGGATCGTCGTAGCGCAGATCCCGCTCGCAGGCCATCGTGTAACGCGTGGCGATACGGTGCAGATCTCGCTCACACACTGA
- a CDS encoding cation diffusion facilitator family transporter, with product MSYTAMSEKPRPTSREKRSAALFSVLAALGITVLKFVTGLLTGSLGMLSEAAHSTVDLVAAGITLFSVQMADRPADDTHNYGHGKVESLSAFIECVLMLGSCIWIVTEAIRRITFRERLSLTPSIWPFAVLILAILVDYTRSRKLHKIANESASQALEADAIHFGTDIWSSLAVLIGLAAAFTGTHWNIRTLELADPIAALIVSGIILYVTWKLVRRTIDALLDATPKESREAMRKEFENDLKAINGVLAVNRLRTRQSGSDTFADLTLGLARNLTFQRTEQITREATAVVKRHLPRADVVVHTVPMAPGTESIHDRIRAVAARMNLTIHDVTVQRVGGHLQVEQHLEVDENMYLQQAHELATQLEAEIRREIPDVTSILTHIESEPATIEQPESQERDRQLEVRLRRAAATFPEILDIHDVIVTRMGAHLQVNCHCTLPDDLPMAKVHAIITALEGAFKLDAPEVDRLLIHPEPATDNKR from the coding sequence ATGAGCTATACGGCCATGTCCGAAAAACCGCGTCCGACTTCTAGAGAGAAGCGCTCAGCCGCATTGTTTTCTGTGCTGGCAGCGCTAGGGATTACGGTGCTGAAGTTCGTTACCGGACTCCTCACCGGATCGCTGGGTATGCTTTCGGAGGCCGCCCACTCGACAGTGGATCTGGTTGCAGCAGGAATTACTCTTTTCTCCGTCCAAATGGCCGACCGTCCTGCCGACGACACTCATAACTACGGCCATGGCAAGGTAGAAAGCCTTTCAGCATTTATCGAATGCGTGTTGATGCTGGGTTCGTGCATCTGGATTGTGACCGAAGCTATCCGCCGAATTACATTTAGGGAACGACTTTCTCTCACACCCTCAATCTGGCCATTTGCGGTGCTGATTCTGGCCATCCTAGTGGACTACACCCGCTCGCGCAAACTTCATAAGATCGCCAACGAATCGGCAAGTCAGGCGCTCGAGGCCGATGCAATTCACTTCGGTACGGATATCTGGTCTTCGCTGGCCGTGCTGATTGGTCTGGCTGCGGCCTTCACTGGCACGCACTGGAACATTCGCACTCTTGAACTGGCCGATCCGATCGCAGCGTTGATCGTCTCAGGAATCATCCTCTACGTGACCTGGAAGCTGGTGCGGCGAACGATTGATGCTCTTCTGGACGCAACTCCGAAAGAGAGCCGCGAGGCGATGAGAAAGGAGTTTGAGAACGACCTGAAGGCGATCAATGGAGTACTAGCCGTCAACCGCCTGCGGACGCGGCAATCCGGTTCGGACACCTTCGCGGATCTGACGCTTGGACTAGCAAGGAACCTGACCTTTCAACGAACAGAACAAATCACACGGGAGGCTACCGCCGTCGTTAAGCGGCATCTCCCACGAGCCGATGTTGTTGTCCATACCGTTCCGATGGCCCCAGGTACGGAGAGTATTCACGACCGCATTCGTGCCGTTGCGGCGCGCATGAACCTGACCATCCATGACGTAACTGTGCAGCGTGTAGGCGGACATCTTCAGGTCGAACAGCATCTCGAAGTCGATGAGAATATGTATCTGCAACAGGCGCATGAACTGGCTACCCAACTGGAAGCGGAGATTCGGCGCGAGATTCCGGATGTGACCTCTATCCTGACTCACATCGAGAGTGAGCCTGCAACGATTGAACAACCGGAGTCGCAGGAACGCGATCGGCAGCTCGAGGTAAGGCTCCGCCGGGCAGCAGCAACCTTTCCTGAGATTCTCGACATCCATGACGTTATCGTGACTCGGATGGGAGCACACCTGCAGGTGAATTGTCACTGCACATTGCCGGATGATCTTCCGATGGCGAAGGTCCATGCGATTATCACGGCCCTGGAGGGAGCATTTAAACTGGATGCACCCGAGGTGGATCGCCTGCTGATTCACCCGGAACCGGCGACGGACAATAAGCGATGA
- the ubiE gene encoding bifunctional demethylmenaquinone methyltransferase/2-methoxy-6-polyprenyl-1,4-benzoquinol methylase UbiE: MAEQQARLEHEVSLGARPTGATTQESAAANVQQMFDSIAPKYDLLNHLLSMGVDRWWWTRAAKSFRDVLRRPEAVVLDLCCGTGDMTLALMKYRPAGAGEAPVLAVDFSHEMLVRGQEKFSGQNIRAIQADALHLPISDSSLTLVVSAFGFRNLSNYEEGLAELYRVLAPGGQIGILDFNQPEGLAGSLYNLYFKHVLPRVGGMISGDAEAYRYLPDSVGRFPRPARMLEMIRSTGFQDATWAGYTFGTAGLYRATKP, translated from the coding sequence ATGGCAGAACAACAGGCGCGGCTGGAGCACGAGGTTTCCCTGGGAGCGCGCCCTACTGGCGCGACGACACAGGAATCTGCCGCAGCCAACGTGCAGCAGATGTTCGATTCGATTGCTCCGAAGTATGACCTGCTGAATCATCTACTCTCCATGGGGGTCGACCGCTGGTGGTGGACACGGGCAGCGAAGAGCTTCCGTGATGTGCTGCGTCGTCCTGAGGCCGTTGTGCTGGATCTATGCTGCGGCACCGGGGACATGACGCTGGCGCTGATGAAGTACCGTCCTGCCGGTGCAGGCGAAGCTCCAGTGCTGGCTGTCGATTTTTCCCACGAGATGCTGGTACGCGGTCAGGAAAAATTTTCCGGGCAGAATATCCGCGCAATTCAGGCTGATGCGCTTCATCTGCCAATAAGCGATAGCTCACTCACGTTGGTCGTATCGGCCTTTGGTTTCCGGAATCTCTCCAACTACGAAGAGGGGCTGGCAGAGCTTTACCGTGTACTGGCGCCGGGTGGTCAGATCGGGATTCTGGACTTCAACCAACCCGAGGGCCTTGCAGGTTCTCTCTACAACCTCTACTTCAAGCATGTGCTTCCCCGTGTGGGTGGCATGATCTCAGGCGATGCCGAAGCATACCGCTATCTTCCCGACTCGGTAGGTCGTTTTCCACGACCGGCGAGGATGTTGGAGATGATCCGCTCCACGGGATTTCAGGATGCGACTTGGGCGGGTTATACCTTCGGCACAGCAGGCTTATATCGCGCGACAAAACCATAG
- the aroB gene encoding 3-dehydroquinate synthase has product MPSIQLKTPSASYEIVIASGLLKTLPARLKKLKKGKPFRTFIVTSPEIWGLWGRKVLAAFGKQEQPTVLFLPAGERHKRLRTLESLLEQLAAAGADRDSLLMAFGGGVVGDVTGFLAAIYMRGVSYVQVPTTLLAQVDSSIGGKTGVNLAAGKNLVGSFHHPLAVFADTDLLKTLPATELRAGLQESVKAGIIRDARLFRYLEAHANEVLRGEVKALTNVVAASVRVKADVVANDERESGLRMILNYGHTLGHAIEAATGYKQLLHGEAVGWGSIAATRLGLIRGMISEAEADRIIRLILRYGPMSGFKATAAKLVALTTNDKKNRSGTLSFILPLKIGEVTIVRDVTRDEMLAAAEWMLALMRGQSKDLSRRKRT; this is encoded by the coding sequence GTGCCTTCGATTCAACTCAAGACACCCAGCGCAAGCTATGAGATCGTGATCGCCTCGGGATTGCTGAAGACGCTCCCGGCACGGTTGAAGAAATTAAAGAAGGGCAAGCCCTTCCGTACGTTTATCGTCACCTCACCTGAGATCTGGGGACTTTGGGGGCGAAAGGTATTAGCCGCCTTTGGCAAACAGGAACAGCCAACAGTGCTGTTTCTTCCCGCAGGCGAGAGACATAAACGTCTGCGCACGCTGGAATCTCTGCTGGAACAGCTTGCCGCCGCAGGAGCTGACCGCGATTCCCTTCTGATGGCCTTCGGTGGCGGCGTTGTGGGAGACGTAACGGGATTCCTGGCGGCGATCTACATGCGCGGCGTGTCCTATGTGCAGGTACCGACGACGCTGCTCGCACAGGTAGACTCCTCCATCGGCGGCAAAACCGGGGTCAATCTTGCCGCGGGAAAGAATCTGGTGGGAAGCTTTCATCACCCTCTGGCAGTCTTTGCCGATACCGATCTGCTGAAGACGCTCCCTGCGACAGAGTTGCGAGCCGGATTGCAGGAGTCCGTCAAGGCAGGGATTATCCGGGATGCACGATTGTTCCGGTATCTGGAAGCTCATGCCAACGAGGTCCTGCGCGGAGAGGTGAAGGCTCTGACGAACGTTGTCGCGGCGAGCGTGCGAGTAAAAGCCGACGTTGTTGCCAATGACGAGCGCGAATCAGGGCTGCGGATGATCCTAAACTATGGCCATACACTGGGTCATGCGATCGAAGCCGCAACAGGGTACAAGCAGCTATTGCACGGTGAAGCTGTCGGTTGGGGAAGCATTGCAGCGACAAGGCTTGGACTGATACGCGGAATGATCTCTGAAGCCGAGGCCGATCGCATCATCCGGCTCATCTTGCGCTATGGCCCTATGAGTGGCTTCAAAGCAACAGCGGCAAAACTAGTAGCGCTAACCACCAACGACAAGAAAAATCGCAGCGGCACCTTGAGTTTTATCCTGCCGCTCAAGATCGGCGAAGTCACGATCGTGCGCGATGTAACTCGCGACGAGATGCTGGCTGCCGCAGAGTGGATGCTGGCGCTGATGCGCGGACAGAGTAAAGATCTTTCCAGAAGGAAGCGCACGTAA